taaaaaaatgcaatagtaGTTATAGTAACCCCTTGTACCAACCAAGATAGGTGAAAATATTGTAACAATCACAAGAAAACCGTtgtatgctaaaataaaaaaaatgcatatatgcAGAGTACTGATGTTATATAAGGTcatgttattgaaataatatcaataaataatgaaatagtaCAAATGGTACTACCCTTTCTTAATGCCACTCGTTGTAGATTAACAACATAACTGGAATCTTTCGTCATTAACCACGCCTGAGATAACTGAGAAGAGCAATTTTAGTTTCAAAGACATAGTTTCTTACGCTTTAAATTTAGAGGTACACATTTTACATTCCCATATTGATGAATATGAGTGACAAATATAATTTTGACTCAACGAGTGACGTTaacacataattttcaaatttacgcCCTGTGAGCCCGCGGAAATTAAGACAGTTGAGAACCAAAAATCTTTTACGAATGTCTCTTTTTTTACCCAACATTCACGACGAAAGTAGCCATTCCTTCAAAAGTTTTTGGCGGGTTTTACTTGTTGATATTATTACTAAAATGCCTTTGTGTCGAAGCTATTAtcccaattatttttcaattgatgaTATCATGGCAACCCAAGAACGACTTCCGTGCAAGTTTGAAGTTGATGTTCTTCGTTTAGGTGATTATTTCTCGTTAAGTATGGTTGGTGACGAAATCGTTTCTTTCATGGCTTTGGCATTTACTTCCTGATTTTTCTTCAGGCTTCTTGGACCCATCATCCGACAGTGAGGATATTCCTAGTGGAACAACTCTCGAGTTACCGTATTGGCTAGCTAGGTCATTGTGCAACAGAAGTCAGTCGGTTATCAGTGTAAACATTCCACGTATATACAAAGAAGCATACAGGTGATGCATTTTCCTCTTTGAAGATATTACTCTGAATCCATGTCCCTCTCatcagttaattattttatttttagggaaatACTCAAAGCGGACGCATCGGTGGTAGACTTGCATAGGCTGAGCGTGTATTTTTACGAATTTGGTTCATATTTATCTGGTTTCAATCATCGAGATTCTGCCGAAATTGGGTCACTTTTACTGCAGGTAAGTGAAAGTAGATGGGCTCTGTGTGATTATTTcccttgtttttaaaataatttatttctttttctcttgtcTAGTGAAGTCGAAGTATTTGGACTCGAATATCTTTCCTTTCACATGGTATCAACTATTTGAGCCTCACAAATCAACCACTTATGCTACTTTAAATTATGTAAACAATTGCTCAATTTGCTTAGGTTTAATGTTAAGTATTGCATACAAAGCTCACAAAAGAGATTTGCTGCTAACTGACTTTTTTGTCACATTGTCCGTGCGAATAATTCACCTCGTAGTTAAATAAGCGATGAATTAGCGCTACTCGTGATATGGCATTAATGAACTTCACAGTTTTGCTATGCCAGTAGTCAAGGTGTAAACTCACATTGAGCACTGTCTTAGTTTTGGTGTGAGTACCGTGTCATCGCCTTGAGTATTCAGTTTGTCTCTGTAGAGTGGGCATCACACTTTGCCATTGCATTGATAAGCTCTCTGTGATTGTTTGCCAAGAATGTGGCCAATTTCTTGAGTCTCTGACATGTTCTTGATGCATTGTATACATGCTGCTGTCACACTGTCATGGACTATATTTTCGCCATTGACTATAAACCCATGGGATGCACTCATGGCAGTAACTAGTGTATTTACTGACTGAAATATCTTTGACTTGGATTGTAAGCATTAGTATCCTTGCGCTACTGTGTGTGTTTCATGCCTTTTAATTTAAGTAGGCATATTTTGTTCAATCGTAagaaagtattaaaagaaaagagTTGCTGTTATGGTCAGATATGGAAAAGCCCTTGGAATAATTTCTATTTACCTTATAGTGTTAATATCTTAAAGCAAGCAAATGATACCTTATTTGAATTTGGAATGATAGGTATTTGTTTTAAGTTCAATAAAGCGTATTCATATtggtttttgagtcctaaaaaatGTCCGTTTTattcttttgtatatttcctcgAAATATCTTGGTATGTAAATGT
This genomic interval from Ischnura elegans chromosome 5, ioIscEleg1.1, whole genome shotgun sequence contains the following:
- the LOC124158692 gene encoding DNA replication complex GINS protein PSF3, giving the protein MPLCRSYYPNYFSIDDIMATQERLPCKFEVDVLRLGFLDPSSDSEDIPSGTTLELPYWLARSLCNRSQSVISVNIPRIYKEAYREILKADASVVDLHRLSVYFYEFGSYLSGFNHRDSAEIGSLLLQTFKDRFRLIIDWSQNSSGDMSIRSTGELGMDPTSRLDSLERGLLNTGRAAWMALESWLAQGGGRPIGPANMVVNHQKRQLAHASTS